The window GAATCTAGGTTATTGTAGTAAAGGTGTCAGAAACTGCTAAGTTATATGTGTACTTTAAAGATAGGACAAAGTACAACAATGTAAAGGcataaacattttgaaaattatacTTTTATTACTAATTACAACAATTTTATGAAAAgggattaaaattttatttaaaggttAATGGTTATAGATTTATGTGTCTTAATTGACAGAAGTTGTGTGTATATGGAATCCAGTGTGGCATTTTAGTATATATGATAAATGATTGGATCAGGGTAATTGACATATCTCTGCCACCTtaggccctttttttttttttttgtattgagaACAGTCAGAATCCCTTGTATTGGTTTGCTGTTTAATACTGTTATAAAATGTGGtctaaaagcaacttgaggagaaaaggatttatttggcttatacattccagtcacagtccatcattgaggaaatCAGAGCAGTAATTCAAGAGGAACAGAGGCAAGAACCATGGAGGAAACTTCTAGGCTTatttcccctggcttgctcagttacctttcttatacagtccgTGCTCATTGACAGTctaatggaggcagttcctcaattgCACTTCTTTCTTAGGCATGGCAAGCTAACAACCAAGATTGGCTGTCACAGGTGTGTTACTTTGACACACAAACCCATCACTGTGAAATCTGTAACCCTTCCTTTctttgctccctgtggcttgtgctaatattaatatcataatataaaacacaGTCCAACTTTTAAGTCTCAATCTTTAATAGTTTTCAACACATTTAAAGtccagattttctttaaaaatcccaAGTCTCTTTTTTTAACTGTGGATTTCtgtaaaatctaaaataaatgatgTAATTTATTTTAAGAGGAAAGAACCTGGACACAGTTTTaatcaaataaaagcaaaaccaaagtccAACGAAAGCTGTACGTCTTAacatctgggattcactcatgagCTTCTGGACTGCAAAGGGCTTAGATAGCCCCACAACTTGATTCCACCATTCGCAGCCCCTGCAGCTTGTCTCCCTAGTCTCAGGCCAAGTCCACTATGCACCTTACACTGTCCTTGGTCTTCATCCTATGGTCTTGGCATCTCCAGTATACTAGTCTCTACTGTAACAGGCTGTATCTTTACCAGTGACCTCTCTTGGCTTCTTACAGTGTTAGCCACAGCTGCTGTCCATGACTCTTTCAGTCCTGGGGTTTCTACTGCAGCTGAGGCTGAACTTtgaccaatagcctctcctgccTCTTTTCAGGGAATCTTTAACCTTGCCATATAGTGCCAGGCCTCAGCTGGTCTCTCTGacctcttcatgccttcaaaaccagtaccatatGGAAGACTTACACATTGTCAAGTTCTACTTTCAGCTTAAGATAGAGTTCCTACCCCCACCCTCaactgtgtgctgaccctgaggaactACTTCCCAGATTGCACCTCAGTGATACTGGTCTCTTACTGATCATGGCTAATTTTTCAGCACCAGCTAACCAGCATTgattgtcccagtaaagcaaagaTTTTGCTTACATAGattcttaattaaaatatcacaGGAACAGCAGTAGAGTCTTTGAGAGACTTCTTCCtatgaaacttcacaagccaggccttcaTCTGCATTTCTGTCTACATTTGCATCTTCCAAGCTCCAGCAACAGTTCATTAAGTTCTGAACACTCAGTTTTTCTAGCCAAAAGCTCCCAAATGAGCCACAGTCctcccccaaaacaacatggtcaggttcATTACAATACCCCACTTTCTTGGTACAGTTCTGCTCAAGTTAGtttctctgttactgtgataaaacactgccCAAAGcaaacttgaggaagaaagggtttatttgatggACAGGTTACAGTTcattattgagggaagtcaaggcaggaactgcagAGGAAAGCACAATAATGGCTTatttcccctggcttgctcagccagcttaTACAGCTCATGCCCACCTGTCCACAGTAGGTAAGGTCCTCCTGTGTCAATTAACACAGTGTCCCACAGGTATGCCCACAGCCCAGTCTAATGGAGGCAGTTTCTCTATTGAGGTTCCTTTAACCAAAATTAGCTATCACATCTCTCTATtagctattttaaaatatgtaattgtCGATTGATTATTCTGCTGTGGTGTAGAACATTAGAAGTTATTTCTGCTATCTAACTGTACCTCAGTACCCATTAACTGTCCTCTGTCCGTTTTTCTCTACCCTAACACTTTACCCAGGATCCAGTTAGTAGTAGTATagtctctaaaaatattttaggttAAATTGTGAAttcttaaaaatctatttttcatttttttctagatttcttgtatagtttttaatttgtaaaaagCCACTTCATGTTATTAAGCCTTATTTAAAAGAGAATGCAATATATGAATGCCCTAGTAAAAGTTTAGAAAACTTAGTTCTAGGAAATGGCTTCATTTTGACAGAGAGGTATATTTCACCCAAATATATGTATTATCATTAATTTCTATAAAGATAATTGACATTCTTGACATAACTTTCTTGACATAAAACCTAAGTTTCTAAGATAACCTTAAAGGAAAATCAGAACGCTCACTGTGTACTACTAAAAGCAAAACTGATTGAATGTGTAAAAACTGATCCAAACTGTGTATTTTTCATGCAGGCCATTACTGTTTTCTTGCTTTcctcataagtaaaaataagtttaCTAAATGTTATGAGACAAGTTACTGTGTATGAAAGTAaagtttcaaaagaaataaagaagctaTATGCGTTATTGACTCAGTAACATTATTACTGGTCATATTTGAAAGAAAGCTTCAAATTAAATCTAAACACCACCTTCATAGTTGAAGAGCAGTGTGTTTGGATCATTAGTTTATTAGAGACTTTGCTCTTTGCCCTTAAAAATACCAAAATCATGTTGACTAATTAATGGAGGATAATTTTGATCTGGTTATTAGAGGCCAATGGAATTCAGATgacaatacaattttattttctagaCTAGCTTTCTCAAACTAAGATTTCTGTGTTAAACTTGCTAGTAAATAAAGAAGACTTTGATGAGAGTTGAGAAAGGGAGACCTATTTGCCTAATAttattgtttcccattcctaggTGAATTTTTCAACCCTAATTTAAAAACCACTATATGATGATTCATGTCATAAGCTCTGGAGTTGACTTCAAAGTAGCTTACCTGAGCTCTGCTAGAAGGATGGACTAGGATATTCCTCACTGTGTCTAATTGGCAGTTTACTCTCGAGAATTGGTGTGAAAACCATAAAAGTTATGGAAACttccttatttttaatataaattttatatttatgattcAGAAATCGTCACTGTGAAATTAATTAGGATGTGCAGAAGCTTTAAAATTAAACCCCAATTGATTCAGCCTCAATATAAGAGTTTTATTTACCTTTTAGATAAAAAGCTTTTCACTTCCCAGTGACCAATGATATGATGACATATATAAAACTCAGATATactcattttcatttaatattatcACCCttcactttttttaaactttcaaaatACCTTTTATGGTAAtgctttcttctatttcttactTTTTCATTTTAAGCTATAGAGTACActcatataaatgtaaatatgtatgtatacttatatatatatatatgcacatatgtctacatgtatgtgtgtgtgtatgtgtgtgtgtgtgtgtgtgtgtgtgtgtgtgtattcattgttTTGGGGTTGCTATAGGAGAACAGAAGGGAATTTGCTGTTTGGGGCATCAAAACCAGGGGCCCATAAATATTAGGCAAGTtgtctaccactaagctatgtcTCCCGGCCCCAAGTCTGAACTCTCAGTAAGCCATGATATCCAGAGTTACACTGTATTTGAATAAGCATATGTAAGAGATATTACTAAAAAGTTTAAGCTTTTTGATAGAGAAtaggttgtagctggagttttcctggtcctgcctggctcacagtcaggacaaatctttttcacccaccagtcccgcagccgctcagacccaaccaagtaaacacacagagacttatattacttataaactgtatggccgtggcaggctttttgctatctgttcttgtatcttaaattaacccatttctttaaatctataccttgccacatggctcgtggcttaccagtatcttacatatCGGTACtcatggaggcagctggcagcgtctcctgtctcagccttcctccttccagaattttcctctctctttgtcccgcctatacttcctgtctggctactggccgatcggcactttatttattaaccaatcagagcaacacattcacagcatagagaacatcccacagcaataggtTTTAGTTAAAAGTTTTCTACATTATTAACTTGTtgttcccttttcctctctttgcTCTGCTATGTTCTCTCAATTTTGGGAGGAACATGAAATCTAATAGGTTTCACAGGAGCATTGAAAgttatgggggaaaaaaacttctaaaattaaaaaattttggGAAAGTAGATTTTGAGAAATTCTGTTACCTGAAGCTGGTTATTTCACACTTTGAAgtcatgaggctggagagacagctgtaAGAGGACTTGCTTCGAGCATGCTGGAGTTAGGGCCTTGGTTCTGTTGCTGACACAGTCAAAACTGAGTAAGGGTTGTAAGGCAGTTGATAAAGCAGCACAGTGTAGTTACTACTAACATGTTAGTACAGAAAGAagggaaatttattttctcaaatcTATAGGATGGAGTAATTAGAAGCAGAATTCATGTTTGGTTAAAAGAGGCTGTAGAGAGTTCATTTTAAAGTTAGTGAGCTATCAGatttacatatttaatattttgttagCTTTATCTTAACATTTGAGGCCACTGTGCatttataaaagtaaattataaatTGTTTATGTGGTTTCTTTACATATATACAACAGTATTACAACTATTGGTTTACATAATACCTTGTTATGGACATTTTTACTTTGTGTACACAGTAACTCACATAagattttttatctttttttctctttgtaggaAGATGATCCATATGATCTTGAAGACCTTTCTTTGGTGATGAAGGAATTACAAAGAACCAAATATAATTCTGAAATTCAGGATCTgtattttgagatggttttattttcagaatgaaaagtATATATGGTGACTTTTATGAATGTAGAGACATGAGAAAAGAGTTATGATGGCAAAAAACAAAGAGCCTCGTCCTCCAGCCTATACTGTCAGTGTAGTTGGACTCTCTGGGACTGAAAAAGACAAAGGGAACTGTGGAGTTGGAAAGTCTTGTTTGTGCAATAGATTTGTACGCTCAAAGGCAGATGAATATTATCCAGAGCATACTTCTGTGCTTAGCACCATTGACTTTGGAGGCCGAGTAGTAAACAATGATCACTTTTTATACTGGGGTGACATAACTCAAAATGGTGAAGATGGAGTAGAATGCAAAATTCATGTCATTGAACAAACAGAGTTCATTGATGACCAGACTTTCTTGCCTCATCGAAGTACAAATTTACAACCATACATAAAACGTGCAGCTGCCTCTAAATTGCAGTCAGCAGAAAAACTAATGTACATTTGCACTGATCAGCTAGGCTTGGAGCAAGACTTTGAACAGAAGCAAATGCCTGAAGGGAAGCTCAATGTAGATGGATTTTTATTGTGTATTGACGTAAGTCAAGGATGTAATAGGAAGTTTGATGATCAACTTAAATTTGTGAATAACCTTTTTGTCCAGCTATCAAAATCCAAAAAGCCTGTGATAATAGCAGCAactaaatgtgatgaatgtgtgGATCATTATCTTAGAGAAGTTCAAGCATTTGCTTCAAACAAAAAGAACCTTCTTGTAGTGGAAACATCAGCACGATTTAATGTCAACATTGAGACATGTTTCACTGCATTGGTACAAATGTTGGATAAAACTCGTGGCAAACCTAAAATTATTCCCTATCTGGATGCTTATAAAACACAGAGACAACttgttgtcacagcaacagataaGTTCGAAAAACTTGTACAGACTGTGAGAGATTATCATGCAACTTGGAAAACTGttagtaataaattaaaaaatcatcctgattaTGAAGAATACATCAACTTAGAGGGTACAAGAAAGGCCAGAAATACGTTCTCAAAACATATAGAACAACTCAAGCAGGAACAtataagaaaaaggagagaagaatatATAAGTTCTTTACCACGGGCTTTCAATACTCTTTTGCCTGATCTAGAAGAGATTGAACATTTGAATTGGTTGGAAGCTTTGAAGTTAATGGAAAAGAGAGCAGATTTCCAGTTATGTTTTGTGGTGCTAGAAAAAACCCCTTGGGATGAAACTGACCACATCGACAAAATCAATGATAGACGGATCCCATTCGACCTCCTGAGCACTTTAGAAGCAGAAAAGGTCTATCAGAACCATGTGCAACATCTGATATCAGAGAAAAGAAGACTGGAAATGAAGGAGAAATTCAAGAAGACGTTAGAAAAAATTCAGTTCATTTCACCTGGGCAACCATGGGAGGAAGTGATGTGTTTTGTTATGGAGGatgaagcattcaaatacatCACTGAGGCTGATAGCAAAGAAGTATATGGTCGGCATCAGCGAGAGATAGTTGAAAGAGCCAAAGAAGAGTTTCAGGAAATGCTCTTTGAGCATTCGGAACTTTTTTATGATTTAGATCTTAATGCAACACCAAGTTCAGATAAAATGAGTGAAATTCATACCGTTCTAAGTGAAGAACCTAGATATAAAGCTTTACAGAAACTTGCACCTGATAGGGAATCTCTTCTACTTAAGCATATAGGATTTGTTTATCATCCCACTAAAGAAACCTGCCTCAGTGGCCAATATTGTACAGACATTAAAGTGGAACACTTACTTGCCAGTAGTCTTTTACAGTTGGATCATGGCCGCTTACGCTTGTATCATGATAGTACCAATATAGACAAAGTTAATCTTTTCATTTTAGGGAAAGATGGCCTTGCCCAGGAACTAGCAAATGAGATAAGGACTCAATCCACTGATGATGAGTATGCCTTAGATGGAAAAATTTATGAACTTGATCTTCGGCCTGTTGATGCCAAATCGCCTTACCTTTTGAGTCAGTTATGGACTGCAGCCTTTAAACCACATGGGTGCTTCTGTGTATTTAATTCCATTGAGTCACTGAGTTTTATTGGGGAATTTATTGGAAAAATAAGAACTGAAGCTTCTCAGATCAGAAAAGATAAATACATGGCTAATCTTCCATTTACATTAATTCTTGCTAATCAGAGGGACTCCATTAGTAAAAATCTACCAATTCTCAGGCACCAAGGACAGCAGTTGGCCAACAAATTGCAGTGTCCTTTTGTAGATGTACCTACTGGTACATATCCTCGTAAATTTAATGAATCACAAATCAAGCAAGCTCTAAGAGGAGTATTGGAATCAGTTAAACACAATTTAGATGTGGTGAGCCCAGTTCCTATCAATAAGGACGTGTCGGAAGCTGACTTGAGGATTGTcatgtgtgccatgtgtggtGACCCATTTAGTGTGGATCTCATTCTCTCACCCTTCCTTGAGTCTCACTCCTGTAGTGCTGCTCAAGCTGGACAGAGTAATTCCTTAATGCTTGACAAAATTATTGGTGAGAAAAGGAGGCGCATACAGATCACAATATTGTCATACCACTCCTCAATTGGAGTAAGAAAAGATGAACTGGTTCATGGCTATATATTAGTTTATTCTGCAAAACGGAA is drawn from Peromyscus eremicus chromosome 14, PerEre_H2_v1, whole genome shotgun sequence and contains these coding sequences:
- the Arhgap5 gene encoding rho GTPase-activating protein 5 isoform X1 gives rise to the protein MMAKNKEPRPPAYTVSVVGLSGTEKDKGNCGVGKSCLCNRFVRSKADEYYPEHTSVLSTIDFGGRVVNNDHFLYWGDITQNGEDGVECKIHVIEQTEFIDDQTFLPHRSTNLQPYIKRAAASKLQSAEKLMYICTDQLGLEQDFEQKQMPEGKLNVDGFLLCIDVSQGCNRKFDDQLKFVNNLFVQLSKSKKPVIIAATKCDECVDHYLREVQAFASNKKNLLVVETSARFNVNIETCFTALVQMLDKTRGKPKIIPYLDAYKTQRQLVVTATDKFEKLVQTVRDYHATWKTVSNKLKNHPDYEEYINLEGTRKARNTFSKHIEQLKQEHIRKRREEYISSLPRAFNTLLPDLEEIEHLNWLEALKLMEKRADFQLCFVVLEKTPWDETDHIDKINDRRIPFDLLSTLEAEKVYQNHVQHLISEKRRLEMKEKFKKTLEKIQFISPGQPWEEVMCFVMEDEAFKYITEADSKEVYGRHQREIVERAKEEFQEMLFEHSELFYDLDLNATPSSDKMSEIHTVLSEEPRYKALQKLAPDRESLLLKHIGFVYHPTKETCLSGQYCTDIKVEHLLASSLLQLDHGRLRLYHDSTNIDKVNLFILGKDGLAQELANEIRTQSTDDEYALDGKIYELDLRPVDAKSPYLLSQLWTAAFKPHGCFCVFNSIESLSFIGEFIGKIRTEASQIRKDKYMANLPFTLILANQRDSISKNLPILRHQGQQLANKLQCPFVDVPTGTYPRKFNESQIKQALRGVLESVKHNLDVVSPVPINKDVSEADLRIVMCAMCGDPFSVDLILSPFLESHSCSAAQAGQSNSLMLDKIIGEKRRRIQITILSYHSSIGVRKDELVHGYILVYSAKRKASMGMLRAFLSEVQDTIPVQLVAVTDSQADFFENEAIKELMTEGEHIATEITAKFTALYSLSQYHRQTEVFTLFFSDVLEKKNMIENSYLSDNTRESTHQSEDVFLPSPRDCFPYNNYPDSDDDTEAPPPYSPIGDDVQLLPTPSDRSRYRLDLEGNEYPVHSTPNCHDHERNHKVPPPIKPKPVVPKTNVKKLDPNLLKTIEAGIGKNPRKQTSRMPLPHPEDMDSSDNYAEPLDTIFKQKGYSDEIYVVPDDSQNRIIKIRNSFVNNTQGDEENGFSDRTSKGHGERRPSKYKYKSKTLFSKAKSYYRRTHSDASDDEAFTTSKTKRKGRHRGSEEDPLLSPVETWKGGIDNPAITSDQEVDDKKIKKKTHKVKEDKKQKKKTKTFNPPTRRNWESNYFGMPLQDLVTAEKPIPLFVEKCVEFIEDTGLCTEGLYRVSGNKTDQDNIQKQFDQDHNINLVSMEVTVNAVAGALKAFFADLPDPLIPYSLHPELLEAAKIPDKTERLHALKEIVKKFHPVNYDVFRYVITHLNRVSQQNKINLMTADNLSICFWPTLMRPDFENREFLSTTKIHQSVVETFIQQCQFFFYNGEIVETANTVAPPPPSNPGQLVESMVPLQLPPPLQPQLIQPQLQADPLGII
- the Arhgap5 gene encoding rho GTPase-activating protein 5 isoform X2, with protein sequence MMAKNKEPRPPAYTVSVVGLSGTEKDKGNCGVGKSCLCNRFVRSKADEYYPEHTSVLSTIDFGGRVVNNDHFLYWGDITQNGEDGVECKIHVIEQTEFIDDQTFLPHRSTNLQPYIKRAAASKLQSAEKLMYICTDQLGLEQDFEQKQMPEGKLNVDGFLLCIDVSQGCNRKFDDQLKFVNNLFVQLSKSKKPVIIAATKCDECVDHYLREVQAFASNKKNLLVVETSARFNVNIETCFTALVQMLDKTRGKPKIIPYLDAYKTQRQLVVTATDKFEKLVQTVRDYHATWKTVSNKLKNHPDYEEYINLEGTRKARNTFSKHIEQLKQEHIRKRREEYISSLPRAFNTLLPDLEEIEHLNWLEALKLMEKRADFQLCFVVLEKTPWDETDHIDKINDRRIPFDLLSTLEAEKVYQNHVQHLISEKRRLEMKEKFKKTLEKIQFISPGQPWEEVMCFVMEDEAFKYITEADSKEVYGRHQREIVERAKEEFQEMLFEHSELFYDLDLNATPSSDKMSEIHTVLSEEPRYKALQKLAPDRESLLLKHIGFVYHPTKETCLSGQYCTDIKVEHLLASSLLQLDHGRLRLYHDSTNIDKVNLFILGKDGLAQELANEIRTQSTDDEYALDGKIYELDLRPVDAKSPYLLSQLWTAAFKPHGCFCVFNSIESLSFIGEFIGKIRTEASQIRKDKYMANLPFTLILANQRDSISKNLPILRHQGQQLANKLQCPFVDVPTGTYPRKFNESQIKQALRGVLESVKHNLDVVSPVPINKDVSEADLRIVMCAMCGDPFSVDLILSPFLESHSCSAAQAGQSNSLMLDKIIGEKRRRIQITILSYHSSIGVRKDELVHGYILVYSAKRKASMGMLRAFLSEVQDTIPVQLVAVTDSQADFFENEAIKELMTEGEHIATEITAKFTALYSLSQYHRQTEVFTLFFSDVLEKKNMIENSYLSDNTRESTHQSEDVFLPSPRDCFPYNNYPDSDDDTEAPPPYSPIGDDVQLLPTPSDRSRYRLDLEGNEYPVHSTPNCHDHERNHKVPPPIKPKPVVPKTNVKKLDPNLLKTIEAGIGKNPRKQTSRMPLPHPEDMDSSDNYAEPLDTIFKQKGYSDEIYVVPDDSQNRIIKIRNSFVNNTQGDEENGFSDRTSKGHGERRPSKYKYKSKTLFSKAKSYYRRTHSDASDDEAFTTSKTKRKGRHRGSEEDPLLSPVETWKGGIDNPAITSDQEVDDKKIKKKTHKVKEDKKKKKTKTFNPPTRRNWESNYFGMPLQDLVTAEKPIPLFVEKCVEFIEDTGLCTEGLYRVSGNKTDQDNIQKQFDQDHNINLVSMEVTVNAVAGALKAFFADLPDPLIPYSLHPELLEAAKIPDKTERLHALKEIVKKFHPVNYDVFRYVITHLNRVSQQNKINLMTADNLSICFWPTLMRPDFENREFLSTTKIHQSVVETFIQQCQFFFYNGEIVETANTVAPPPPSNPGQLVESMVPLQLPPPLQPQLIQPQLQADPLGII